A window from Fragaria vesca subsp. vesca linkage group LG5, FraVesHawaii_1.0, whole genome shotgun sequence encodes these proteins:
- the LOC101302355 gene encoding uncharacterized protein LOC101302355: MGQDVVKKLKVINGNAVPVGYGSPNSDAGHVVLGSSRRCSFQAQEKLCRPFVNLGQDVTNRLKFKLKRMEMRALGYEYPKDDARQVVLDASKSYHQAPEKHAKILDSTGQDGHAVPVRSDSSKGDATHPVLRASKRRSFLQAREKHAKMLDSTDHNGCAVPVGLDSRKGHARHLVLEPSKSFLQAQENRSKTLGNMGQDVTNKSKGLEGGAVSFGCDSPNDDARHLLLEASKSFLEAHEKLSEKLDNMGQDLTKKLKFKLKLKKGLHGRAVPALDDGLKGATGNLGLEASKSVGDLVDGGCNTEVHQHTKMEAKSIKPRLVRISVTDGDATESSSDEEAEPLATGHRVKKFINEIMIESSTKTDSGVWRSRTTRMWRKKMGGKSGLPATCRMLKAQTTWKKFCGVKEKAHKNKFLGVRQRPWGKWAAEIREPHSGRRLWLGTFDTAEDAAMVYDKAAVLLRGPDTYTNFSLPQVANEEGHL, from the exons ATGGGGCAGGATGTAGTTAAGAAGTTAAAGGTGATCAATGGGAATGCAGTACCAGTTGGATATGGGAGTCCCAACAGTGATGCAGGGCACGTAGTCCTTGGATCATCAAGGAG GTGCAGTTTTCAAGCTCAGGAAAAGCTTTGCAGACCATTTGTCAATTTGGGCCAAGATGTAACAAATAGATTAAAGTTCAAGTTAAAGCGAATGGAAATGCGAGCACTGGGATATGAGTATCCCAAGGATGATGCTAGGCAGGTAGTCCTTGATGCATCAAAGAG TTATCATCAAGCACCGGAAAAGCATGCCAAAATATTGGACAGTACCGGCCAAGATGGACATGCAGTACCAGTTAGATCGGACAGTTCCAAGGGTGATGCTACACACCCAGTCCTTAGAGCATCAAAGAG ACGCAGTTTTCTCCAAGCTCGGGAAAAGCATGCCAAAATGTTGGACAGTACGGACCACAATGGGTGTGCAGTACCAGTTGGATTGGATAGTCGCAAGGGTCATGCTAGGCACCTGGTACTTGAACCATCAAAGAG TTTTCTTCAAGCACAAGAAAATCGTTCGAAAACATTGGGCAATATGGGCCAAGATGTAACTAACAAATCAAAAGGATTAGAAGGGGGTGCAGTATCATTTGGATGTGACAGTCCCAATGATGATGCAAGGCACCTACTCCTTGAGGCATCAAAGAG CTTTCTTGAAGCACATGAAAAGCTTTCTGAAAAATTGGACAATATGGGTCAAGATCTAACAAAGAAGTTAAAGTTCAAGTTAAAGTTGAAAAAGGGATTGCATGGGCGTGCAGTACCGGCATTAGATGATGGTCTCAAGGGTGCTACTGGGAACCTAGGCCTTGAGGCATCTAAGAG TGTTGGTGATCTGGTTGATGGAGGTTGCAATACTGAA GTACACCAGCACACTAAGATGGAGGCCAAGTCGATCAAGCCGAGACTTGTACGGATATCTGTCACGGACGGTGATGCAACAGAGTCCTCCAGCGATGAAGAGGCTGAGCCCTTGGCCACTGGTCACCGAGTCAAGAAGTTCATCAATGAGATTATGATTGAGTCCTCCACAAAAACTGATAGTGGTGTTTGGAGGAGCAGGACAACAAGGATGTGGCGGAAGAAAATGGGCGGAAAATCTGGCCTTCCAGCTACTTGCCGAATGTTGAAGGCGCAGACAACCTGGAAGAAGTTCTGTGGTGTGAAGGAAAAGGCACACAAGAACAAGTTCCTAGGAGTGAGGCAGAGGCCCTGGGGAAAATGGGCAGCCGAAATTAGAGAGCCTCATAGTGGAAGACGGCTCTGGTTGGGTACATTTGATACGGCTGAGGATGCAGCTATGGTGTACGACAAAGCAGCCGTTCTGCTGCGTGGACCTGACACTTACACCAACTTCAGTTTGCCTCAG GTTGCAAATGAAGAGGGCCATTTGTAA
- the LOC101303130 gene encoding putative F-box protein At5g55150-like gives MSKRAKFSPANWSDLPQDLVLSIARRIGSAQDFVTFGAVCKTWSRAFTKQDFLGGLTHAVPLLMLPKYSDNTQECYNLTRGRFCRLDINLSEAKAKRMPPKWYYCHSSLGWLILPPQNEDSSNPVCMFHPFNHTRIVLPTYGDGDSIENFVLSSSPSFPSDYTAMISYRWTRRAAFWRPKDKRWINVSLPTRPPNLYGNCFDDIAFYKGQFYVAERMPLYENFLVCDIDDHKAEGKLSNLKSNLFPCHGGKRTEHLNLVESAGDLLVVLRYSFESSHRIVGFRVFKVPFDTDDWTEVEDLGNRALFLGDNSSFSVETSPGYSRCKANCIYFTTDRVCRQQCGVFSMEDRQVKPLLHKFAWFENPYIWIQPSL, from the coding sequence ATGTCCAAAAGAGCGAAGTTTTCCCCAGCAAACTGGTCGGATCTTCCTCAAGATCTTGTTCTGTCCATTGCGAGACGCATAGGATCAGCGCAAGACTTTGTTACTTTTGGTGCAGTATGTAAAACATGGAGTCGCGCCTTCACCAAACAAGACTTTCTTGGTGGATTAACACATGCAGTTCCACTCCTTATGCTACCGAAGTACTCAGACAACACACAAGAGTGCTACAACCTTACAAGAGGCAGGTTTTGCAGGCTCGATATTAACCTTTCTGAGGCTAAAGCTAAACGAATGCCGCCGAAGTGGTATTACTGTCATTCTTCACTTGGATGGCTCATCCTTCCACCACAAAATGAAGATTCCAGCAACCCTGTATGCATGTTTCATCCTTTCAACCATACCAGAATTGTGCTGCCAACCTATGGCGATGGCGACAGCATTGAGAATTTTGTGTTATCATCTAGTCCTTCGTTCCCATCAGACTATACAGCCATGATTTCTTATCGTTGGACTAGAAGAGCGGCATTTTGGAGACCAAAAGATAAGCGATGGATAAATGTATCATTACCGACTCGGCCACCAAATCTATATGGAAATTGCTTCGATGATATAGCTTTCTATAAAGGACAGTTTTATGTGGCGGAAAGAATGCCCTTATATGAGAACTTCCTTGTTTGTGACATTGACGACCACAAAGCAGAGGGAAAGCTCTCTAATCTAAAGTCGAATTTGTTTCCCTGTCATGGTGGGAAACGAACGGAGCATTTGAACTTGGTGGAATCAGCTGGGGACTTGCTGGTTGTTTTACGATATTCTTTCGAGTCCAGCCACAGAATTGTTGGGTTCAGGGTTTTCAAGGTGCCATTCGATACCGATGATTGGACTGAAGTAGAGGATTTGGGAAACAGAGCCTTGTTTCTGGGTGACAATAGTTCTTTCTCTGTAGAGACCTCACCAGGCTACTCTAGATGCAAGGCTAATTGCATATACTTCACAACTGATCGAGTGTGCAGGCAACAATGTGGTGTATTTAGTATGGAAGATAGACAAGTCAAGCCACTCTTACACAAGTTTGCTTGGTTTGAAAACCCATACATATGGATTCAGCCGAGTTTATAA
- the LOC101302650 gene encoding common plant regulatory factor 1-like, with protein sequence MDQDVTKKLKGLDGHAVPISYTSSISFEENEDDLTGGADGNTPADHHMQGEKGSESLRSADTDVEVHPNYEGDTNRNFTSSSDFVQVPIGSLYENIGTSTAIFSPSAGERLPFDAMALDEKQLKREKRKQANRESARRSRMRKQAEYEELVKSCDSLSTEQMDLKSELDQVKVAAEKLRLENAALKEQLKNAQILQEGGNGSPKTEGDVTLPNDAKDILSNLGTVSSNAQLDCETHETSSETITRLNQLLESSSRTDAVAAR encoded by the exons ATGGACCAGGATGTGACAAAGAAGCTGAAGGGATTGGATGGGCATGCAGTGCCAATTTCATATACAAGTTCCATCAG TTTCGAAGAGAATGAGGATGATTTGACAGGTGGAGCTGATGGAAACACTCCA GCAGACCACCATATGCAAGGGGAAAAGGGGTCTGAGAGCTTGCGATCTGCTG ATACTGATGTCGAAGTCCATCCAAACTATGAAGGGGATACAAATAGGAATTTCACAAGCTCTAGTGATTTTGTGCAAGTACCTATTGGTTCTCTCTATGAGAACATCGGAACTAGCACAGCTATTTTCTCTCCTTCTGCTGGTGAAAGGTTGCCTTTTGATGCAATGGCTCTG GATGAAAAGCAGTTGAAACGAGAGAAAAGAAAACAGGCTAACAGAGAATCTGCAAGGAGATCTAGGATGAGGAAGCAGGCTGAATATGAGGAGCTGGTCAAAAGTTGTGATTCTTTAAGCACAGAACAGATGGACCTTAAATCTGAACTAGATCAAGTGAAAGTGGCAGCGGAAAAACTGAGGCTTGAAAATGCTGCATTAAAG GAGCAGCTGAAAAACGCACAGATACTGCAGGAAGGAGGGAATGGTTCCCCTAAGACTGAAGGGGACGTCACCCTGCCAAATGATGCTAAGGACATACTTAGCAATTTGGGTACCGTAAGCAGTAACGCTCAGCTGGACTGCGAGACACATGAAACTTCCTCTGAAACAATTACCCGGCTCAATCAGTTGTTGGAATCAAGCTCTAGGACTGATGCTGTTGCTGCTAGATGA
- the LOC101302936 gene encoding NADP-dependent alkenal double bond reductase P1-like, translating to MEVTNRYITIKTHVDGEPKESDFELKTSALSLSLDPGSNDIIVKNLFVSIDPYQLNRMKSQSSSHKAIGFASAISPGEDIDAYGVAKVVASGNPEFEKDDLVVGIITWGEYSLLEGGKYMLRKFDPMGFPLSYQVGILGFSGLTAYGGFFEVCKPKKGEKVFVSAASGSVGNLVGQYAKLFGCYVVGCAGSKEKVALLKEKLGFDDAFNYKEEPDLKSALGRYFPDGIDIYFDNVGAEMLEAAVVNMNSFGRVAVCGVISEYTDASKRAAPNMLDVVYKRIKLQGFLAADLMSVFSDFLSTTTDHLRTGKLHALEDISYGVESFPSAFIALYRGHNTGKKMVKVADE from the exons ATGGAGGTAACCAATAGGTACATCACCATAAAGACTCATGTAGATGGAGAGCCCAAAGAGTCAGATTTCGAGCTCAAAACCTCAGCCCTTTCGTTGTCACTTGATCCCGGTTCTAATGACATCATCGTGAAGAATCTGTTTGTGTCAATCGACCCTTACCAGCTAAACCGCATGAAAAGTCAGAGTTCATCCCATAAAGCTATTGGTTTCGCTTCTGCCATCAGTCCCGGTGAA GATATTGATGCTTACGGTGTTGCAAAAGTTGTGGCTTCTGGGAACCCTGAGTTTGAGAAGGATGACTTGGTTGTGGGGATCATCACGTGGGGAGAGTACAGTTTGCTAGAAGGAGGAAAATACATGTTGAGGAAATTTGATCCTATGGGATTCCCACTGTCTTACCAAGTTGGAATTCTAGGTTTCAGTGGACTTACAGCATATGGTGGATTTTTCGAAGTATGCAAACCAAAGAAGGGGGAGAAAGTTTTCGTCTCTGCAGCTTCTGGATCGGTTGGAAATTTGGTCGGACAATATGCAAAGCTTTTCGGTTGCTATGTTGTGGGATGTGCAGGAAGCAAAGAAAAGGTCGCATTGCTTAAGGAAAAGCTTGGATTTGATGATGCATTCAACTACAAGGAAGAGCCTGATTTGAAGTCAGCTCTCGGAAGGTACTTCCCTGATGGGATTGACATCTACTTTGACAATGTGGGGGCTGAAATGCTAGAGGCTGCGGTTGTTAACATGAACAGCTTTGGTAGGGTTGCTGTCTGCGGCGTGATCTCCGAGTACACTGATGCTTCAAAGCGAGCTGCACCGAATATGCTAGATGTCGTGTACAAGAGAATCAAACTCCAAGGGTTTCTAGCAGCCGATCTTATGAGTGTGTTTTCAGATTTCCTTTCCACCACAACTGATCATCTTCGTACAGGGAAATTGCATGCACTTGAAGACATCTCATATGGTGTGGAGAGTTTTCCTTCCGCTTTCATTGCACTTTATCGTGGTCACAACACTGGAAAGAAAATGGTTAAAGTGGCAGATGAATGA